The following are from one region of the Rhizobacter sp. AJA081-3 genome:
- a CDS encoding LysR family transcriptional regulator ArgP, with protein MQIDSRQLAAFAAVLREGSFDAAARALHVTPSAVSQRIKGLEERLGRVLIRRGSPCLATEAGESLQRHAQQLQLLEAQALAPFGLADSAPSARGTQAPAPLPLAVAVNADSLATGSWPALAALRESHDVCLDLHVEDQDHSSELLRQGRVLAAVSAEPVPVQGCRVRPLGFMRYLAVASPAFVRRHFAEGLTDEALAQAPCNVFNQKDQLQARFLRRLSRRRLAPPQHRVPGTHGFIHAAVQGLGWGMNPDVLVAPLLERGELVELLPGQALDVALYWQHWSLEAEVLRALTAAVVEAAAGALRPLPSPPSRG; from the coding sequence ATGCAGATCGACTCCCGCCAACTCGCCGCCTTCGCCGCGGTGCTGCGCGAAGGCAGCTTCGACGCGGCGGCGCGGGCGCTGCACGTCACGCCCTCGGCGGTGAGCCAGCGCATCAAGGGCCTGGAGGAGCGCCTGGGCCGCGTGCTGATCCGCCGCGGCAGCCCCTGCCTGGCCACCGAGGCCGGTGAGTCGCTGCAGCGCCACGCTCAGCAGCTGCAGCTGCTCGAGGCGCAGGCGCTGGCGCCCTTCGGCCTGGCCGACTCGGCCCCGAGCGCTCGCGGCACGCAGGCGCCGGCCCCGCTGCCGCTGGCCGTGGCGGTGAACGCCGATTCGCTGGCCACCGGTTCGTGGCCGGCCCTGGCCGCGCTGCGCGAGAGCCACGACGTCTGCCTGGACCTGCATGTGGAAGACCAGGACCATTCCAGCGAGTTGCTGCGCCAGGGCCGCGTGCTCGCCGCCGTGAGCGCCGAGCCCGTGCCGGTTCAGGGTTGCCGCGTGCGCCCGCTGGGCTTCATGCGCTACCTCGCGGTGGCCAGCCCGGCCTTCGTGCGCCGCCACTTCGCCGAGGGCCTCACGGACGAGGCACTGGCACAGGCCCCGTGCAACGTGTTCAACCAGAAGGATCAGCTGCAGGCGCGCTTCCTGCGTCGGCTGTCGCGCCGGCGGCTGGCCCCGCCGCAGCACCGCGTGCCCGGCACCCACGGCTTCATCCATGCCGCCGTGCAGGGCCTGGGCTGGGGAATGAACCCGGACGTGCTCGTCGCGCCGCTGCTCGAGCGCGGCGAGCTCGTCGAGCTGCTGCCTGGGCAGGCCCTAGATGTCGCGCTGTACTGGCAGCACTGGAGCCTGGAGGCCGAGGTGCTGCGCGCGCTCACCGCGGCGGTGGTCGAGGCTGCAGCCGGCGCCCTGCGGCCGCTGCCCTCACCTCCATCCAGGGGGTGA
- a CDS encoding META domain-containing protein, translated as MRLILCTLALSGLAACAAAPGAEPPAPPVSREVHGTWVIEQARTEPILDKRRARLVLGADGRLSGHTSCNAMNGPYSLSGDTIKIGAIATTRMACGPLLLEQEDRILTALELAATARVRPDGLLELRDADGRGVLRATRAPAQP; from the coding sequence ATGCGCCTGATCCTCTGCACCCTGGCCCTGAGCGGACTGGCCGCCTGCGCGGCGGCACCCGGTGCGGAGCCGCCCGCGCCGCCCGTCTCGCGCGAAGTGCACGGCACCTGGGTCATCGAGCAGGCGCGCACCGAGCCCATCCTCGACAAGCGGCGCGCCCGCCTGGTGCTCGGCGCAGACGGCCGCCTGTCGGGCCACACCAGCTGCAATGCGATGAACGGCCCCTACTCGCTCAGCGGCGACACGATCAAGATCGGCGCCATCGCCACCACGCGCATGGCCTGCGGCCCGCTGCTGCTCGAGCAGGAAGACCGCATCCTCACCGCACTGGAGCTCGCCGCCACGGCGCGCGTGCGGCCCGACGGGCTGCTGGAACTGCGCGATGCCGACGGCCGCGGCGTGCTGCGTGCGACGCGGGCGCCCGCGCAGCCCTGA
- a CDS encoding B12-binding domain-containing radical SAM protein: protein MNERALDVLLINPDSSATAYQGLAATYSAIEPPTWSLLLAQSCRAKGFGAAIMDCDAEKLSLEAAVQRTRDLKPRLVVFVVYGQNPNSGTTSMIGATRLAQQIKDELPGLPVAFVGSHTSALPREVLALPCTDIVFLNEGVYALHNLLRGNLKDDIAKVAGIGYKKRDREGKPVLWLNPPQAVVPQEKMDEDLPGYAWDLLPYKERPLDLYRAHFWHAGFDHSKRTPFAAIYTSLGCNFGCDFCMINIVNRNDNGEEVHAAHSRGMRFWSTALITAELEKLAKMGVETVRISDEMFFLNRRYYEPLLNNIVERDLKLRMWAYSRVDTVRPSALELFRKAGIGWLALGIEAGSQLVRKEVSKGSFQEVNIREICKTVRDADINVISNYIFGFPDDTLATMQQTLDLALELNTEMANMYPCQALPGSPIYRQAIRNGWKLPDSYAGYAFLSYDCEPLATKHASAAEVLRFRDEAFQTYFTNPDYLALVERRFGAPQRANVEDMTKIRLKRRLLGD, encoded by the coding sequence ATGAACGAACGAGCGCTCGACGTCCTGCTGATCAACCCGGATTCGTCGGCCACCGCCTACCAGGGCCTGGCGGCTACCTATTCGGCGATCGAGCCGCCGACCTGGTCGCTGCTGCTGGCGCAATCGTGCCGGGCCAAGGGCTTCGGCGCGGCGATCATGGACTGCGATGCCGAGAAGCTCTCGCTCGAGGCCGCCGTGCAGCGCACGCGCGATCTGAAGCCGCGCCTCGTCGTCTTCGTCGTCTACGGCCAGAACCCGAACTCGGGCACGACCAGCATGATCGGCGCGACGCGCCTGGCCCAGCAGATCAAGGACGAGCTGCCCGGCCTGCCGGTGGCCTTCGTCGGCTCGCACACCAGCGCATTGCCGCGCGAGGTGCTGGCGCTGCCCTGCACCGACATCGTGTTCCTCAACGAAGGCGTGTACGCGCTGCACAACCTGCTGCGCGGCAACCTGAAGGACGACATCGCCAAGGTGGCCGGCATCGGCTACAAGAAGCGCGACCGCGAGGGCAAGCCGGTGCTGTGGCTGAACCCGCCGCAGGCCGTGGTGCCGCAGGAGAAGATGGACGAGGACCTGCCCGGCTACGCCTGGGACCTGCTGCCCTACAAGGAGCGCCCGCTGGACCTGTACCGCGCGCATTTCTGGCATGCCGGCTTCGACCATTCGAAGCGCACGCCCTTCGCCGCGATCTACACCTCGCTGGGCTGCAACTTCGGTTGCGACTTCTGCATGATCAACATCGTCAACCGCAACGACAACGGCGAGGAGGTGCATGCCGCCCACTCGCGCGGCATGCGGTTCTGGAGCACCGCGCTCATCACCGCCGAGCTGGAGAAGCTGGCGAAGATGGGCGTCGAGACGGTGCGCATCAGCGACGAGATGTTCTTCCTCAACCGGCGCTACTACGAGCCGCTGCTCAACAACATCGTCGAGCGCGACCTGAAGCTGCGCATGTGGGCCTACTCGCGCGTGGACACGGTGCGGCCCTCGGCGCTCGAGCTGTTCCGGAAGGCCGGTATCGGCTGGCTGGCGCTGGGCATCGAGGCGGGCAGCCAACTGGTGCGCAAGGAGGTCTCCAAAGGCTCCTTCCAGGAAGTGAACATCCGCGAGATCTGCAAGACGGTGCGCGACGCCGACATCAACGTCATCAGCAACTACATCTTCGGCTTCCCCGACGACACGCTGGCGACGATGCAGCAGACGCTGGACCTGGCGCTCGAGCTGAACACCGAGATGGCCAACATGTACCCCTGCCAGGCGCTGCCCGGCAGCCCGATCTACCGCCAGGCCATCCGCAACGGCTGGAAGTTGCCCGACAGCTACGCCGGCTACGCCTTCCTGTCCTACGACTGCGAGCCGCTGGCCACCAAGCACGCCAGCGCCGCCGAGGTGCTGCGCTTCCGCGACGAGGCCTTCCAGACCTACTTCACCAACCCCGACTACCTGGCGCTGGTCGAGCGCCGCTTCGGCGCCCCGCAGCGCGCCAACGTCGAGGACATGACGAAGATCCGCTTGAAGCGCCGGCTGCTGGGCGACTGA
- a CDS encoding glycosyltransferase — MKILYVQHDMLVWASARQWSYTTHMAYVEGLRAAGHEVLVLFTSCWAGSRKLVGDHRFDQVWINDVTHVLGQRPAWEAPPPLAEVDFAWLATLAPVRVGIVMETLHYDAADYAEVPELGRRVPLMQRAVLPYVTHFGVVDENDVRHIENMGAQAVWTPCHVPRRFFRRSAPNTSRPAVFIGSAYQRRAKYQHNDRLKQGLLEFRASGEHATELPKMFDQLNNPVRQAMLEQPCRQADMERFVDTLQQVRAKLFDLFLDGLSDSLATVNLTSFVKTYAGRVVESMAIGQPVVSWRIPSHPQTARLFREDEHILFFENDDPESLADTLERLKREPGLAERIGERCLANAKSHHTSEHRVAQILEWTRTGIAPRFWD; from the coding sequence ATGAAGATCCTCTACGTCCAGCACGACATGCTGGTCTGGGCCTCGGCCCGGCAGTGGTCGTACACCACGCACATGGCCTATGTCGAAGGCCTGCGCGCGGCGGGGCATGAGGTGCTGGTGCTGTTCACGAGCTGCTGGGCGGGGTCGCGCAAGCTGGTGGGCGACCACCGCTTCGACCAGGTCTGGATCAACGACGTCACCCACGTGCTCGGGCAGCGCCCGGCCTGGGAGGCGCCGCCACCGCTGGCAGAAGTTGACTTCGCCTGGCTGGCCACACTGGCCCCGGTGCGCGTGGGCATCGTCATGGAGACGCTGCACTACGACGCCGCCGACTACGCCGAGGTGCCCGAGCTCGGCCGCCGCGTGCCGCTGATGCAGCGCGCCGTGCTGCCCTACGTGACGCATTTCGGCGTCGTCGACGAGAACGACGTGCGCCACATCGAGAACATGGGCGCGCAGGCGGTGTGGACCCCCTGCCACGTGCCGCGCCGCTTCTTCCGCCGCAGCGCGCCGAACACGTCGCGCCCGGCCGTCTTCATCGGCAGCGCCTACCAGCGGCGTGCCAAGTACCAGCACAACGACCGGCTGAAGCAAGGCCTGCTCGAGTTCCGCGCCTCGGGCGAACACGCCACCGAGCTGCCGAAGATGTTCGATCAGCTCAACAATCCGGTGCGCCAGGCGATGCTCGAGCAGCCCTGCCGGCAGGCCGACATGGAGCGCTTCGTCGACACGTTGCAGCAGGTGCGCGCCAAGCTCTTCGACCTGTTCCTCGACGGGCTGTCCGACAGCCTGGCGACGGTGAACCTGACCTCCTTCGTGAAGACCTACGCGGGCCGCGTGGTCGAGAGCATGGCGATCGGCCAGCCAGTAGTCTCCTGGCGCATTCCGTCCCATCCGCAGACGGCGCGCTTGTTCCGCGAGGACGAGCACATCCTCTTCTTCGAAAACGACGATCCCGAGTCGCTGGCCGACACGCTGGAGCGCCTGAAGCGCGAGCCGGGCCTGGCCGAGCGCATCGGCGAGCGTTGCCTCGCCAACGCGAAGAGCCACCACACGTCGGAGCACCGCGTCGCGCAAATCCTCGAATGGACGCGCACCGGCATCGCCCCCCGCTTCTGGGACTGA
- a CDS encoding NAD(P)-dependent oxidoreductase — translation MAYDILVTGGAGYLGSTLVPSLLAAGHRVTVLDSFMFRQISLNHVCSDPKFNVVKGDIRVEGTLAPLLKKADIVIPLAALVGAPMCNADPIGAKTINHDAILLMLRLASRNQRILMPTTNSAYGTGDANNFCTEESPLRPISIYAKEKVAIEGELMQRENAISFRLATVFGMSPRMRIDLLVNDFVHRAVHDRFVVLFEGDFKRNYIHVRDVARVFQHGIENFEAMRGQIYNVGLSEANVSKRELCQHIQKQLPDFVFLDAPVGKDPDQRNYVVSNAKLERTGFKTAVTLDAGIAELIKGFTMVKNTVHGNV, via the coding sequence ATGGCCTACGACATCCTCGTCACCGGCGGCGCCGGCTACCTCGGTTCCACGCTGGTGCCCTCGCTGCTGGCCGCGGGCCACCGCGTCACCGTGCTGGACAGCTTCATGTTCCGCCAGATCAGCCTGAACCACGTCTGCAGCGACCCGAAGTTCAACGTCGTCAAGGGCGACATCCGCGTCGAGGGCACGCTCGCGCCGCTGCTGAAGAAAGCCGACATCGTGATCCCGCTGGCCGCGCTGGTGGGCGCGCCGATGTGCAACGCCGACCCGATCGGCGCCAAGACGATCAACCACGACGCCATCCTGCTGATGCTGCGCCTGGCCTCGCGCAACCAGCGCATCCTGATGCCGACGACGAACAGCGCCTACGGCACCGGCGACGCCAACAACTTCTGCACCGAAGAGTCGCCGCTGCGCCCGATCTCCATCTACGCGAAGGAGAAGGTCGCCATCGAGGGCGAGCTGATGCAGCGCGAGAACGCCATCAGCTTCCGCCTGGCCACGGTGTTCGGCATGTCGCCGCGCATGCGCATCGACCTGCTCGTCAACGACTTCGTGCACCGCGCCGTGCACGACCGCTTCGTCGTGCTGTTCGAGGGCGACTTCAAGCGCAACTACATCCACGTGCGCGACGTGGCGCGCGTGTTCCAGCACGGCATCGAGAACTTCGAGGCGATGCGCGGCCAGATCTACAACGTCGGGCTGAGCGAGGCCAACGTCTCCAAGCGCGAGCTGTGCCAGCACATCCAGAAGCAGCTGCCGGATTTCGTCTTCCTCGACGCCCCGGTGGGCAAGGACCCGGACCAGCGCAACTACGTCGTCTCCAACGCCAAGCTGGAGCGCACCGGCTTCAAGACCGCCGTGACCCTGGACGCCGGCATCGCCGAGCTGATCAAGGGCTTCACGATGGTAAAGAACACCGTGCACGGCAACGTCTGA
- a CDS encoding SIS domain-containing protein, with protein MTSPVDRIRRNIDASISAKQALAADTATLAVFARAVDTVIARYRAGGRLYIAGNGGSAADAQHLAAEFVSKLARDRAPLPAESLTTDTSILTAIGNDYGFDQVFARQLAGKATGKDVFLGITTSGESPNILQALEQCRRMDIPSIVFTGRSGGRARELADFCLVAPGSATSTIQELHIVMAHTLCECVEAALFAPA; from the coding sequence ATGACCTCGCCGGTTGACCGCATCCGCCGCAACATCGACGCCTCCATCAGCGCCAAGCAGGCGCTGGCCGCCGACACGGCCACGCTGGCCGTGTTCGCGCGTGCCGTCGACACCGTGATCGCCCGATACCGCGCCGGCGGCCGCCTGTACATCGCCGGCAACGGCGGCTCGGCGGCCGATGCGCAGCACCTGGCCGCCGAATTCGTCAGCAAGCTGGCGCGCGACCGGGCGCCGCTGCCGGCCGAATCGCTGACCACCGACACCTCCATCCTCACCGCCATCGGCAACGACTACGGCTTCGACCAGGTGTTCGCCCGCCAGCTGGCCGGTAAAGCCACGGGAAAGGACGTCTTTCTCGGAATTACCACCTCCGGCGAATCGCCGAACATCCTCCAAGCCCTGGAGCAATGCCGTCGCATGGACATCCCCAGCATCGTCTTCACCGGCCGCAGCGGCGGCCGTGCGCGCGAGCTTGCGGATTTCTGCCTCGTCGCCCCGGGCAGCGCCACCAGCACCATCCAGGAACTGCACATCGTGATGGCGCACACGCTGTGCGAATGCGTCGAGGCGGCGCTGTTCGCGCCCGCCTGA
- a CDS encoding nucleotidyltransferase family protein yields the protein MTTAIILAGGLGTRLRSAVPDLPKPMAPIAGRPFLAHQMDHWIAQGVGRFVLSVGYRHEAISSHFGRRYHGAAIDYVVETAPLGTGGAVMLAAANLPRDEYTLLLNGDTYFDVPLRELTARARRHDADWCFSLFRNTDPARYMGVGLSQDGLITALRAPTAPLANGGVYLFRPGALDAVSLAPGQAASLENNLFPQLLADGQRFAGVESHGAFIDIGVPADYHRAASVLPTARSTEPAHDLAG from the coding sequence ATGACCACCGCCATCATCCTCGCCGGCGGCCTCGGCACTCGCCTGCGCAGCGCCGTCCCCGACCTGCCCAAGCCCATGGCCCCGATCGCCGGGCGGCCCTTCCTGGCCCACCAGATGGACCACTGGATCGCGCAGGGCGTCGGCCGCTTCGTGCTCTCCGTCGGCTACCGCCACGAGGCGATCAGCAGCCACTTCGGCCGCCGCTACCACGGCGCCGCGATCGACTACGTGGTCGAGACCGCGCCGCTGGGCACCGGCGGCGCCGTGATGCTCGCCGCCGCGAACCTGCCGCGCGACGAGTACACGCTGCTGCTCAACGGCGACACGTACTTCGACGTGCCGCTGCGCGAACTCACGGCACGCGCGCGCCGCCACGACGCCGATTGGTGCTTCTCGCTGTTCCGCAACACCGACCCGGCGCGCTACATGGGCGTGGGCCTGTCCCAGGACGGCCTGATCACCGCGCTGCGCGCGCCCACCGCACCGCTGGCCAACGGCGGCGTCTACCTGTTCCGCCCCGGCGCGCTCGACGCCGTCAGTCTCGCCCCGGGACAGGCCGCGTCGCTGGAGAACAACCTGTTCCCGCAACTGCTCGCCGACGGCCAGCGTTTTGCCGGCGTCGAGAGCCATGGCGCCTTCATCGACATCGGCGTACCGGCCGATTACCACCGCGCCGCCTCGGTCCTGCCGACCGCACGATCCACGGAGCCCGCCCATGACCTCGCCGGTTGA
- a CDS encoding DegT/DnrJ/EryC1/StrS aminotransferase family protein, whose translation MAAKYPLMRNNIAREDLDAVIAHLQQDDPILTNGPQCVAFEQEWSKWLGVKYSVFVNSGASANLLSMALLKIRHPEGGEVIVPPLTWISDVATVLQNGFTPVFADIDPRTLAMAPDQILAKITDKTRAVFLTHVQGFDGLTDGLIAELDRRGIPLIEDVCESHGATHNGRRLGSIGWMSNFSFYYAHHMSTIEGGMVCTDDAEVYQQIRMLRSHGMVRESNDADYRTAWREANPELNPDFIFAYPAYNVRNTEIGAIMGRSQLKRLDANVLRRTQNLQRFLERIDDKRYQTDFKLEGSSNYAFNLIMKAADPEYVQRLMATMRETGIEFRRGSAGGGNQLRQPYLRGIVPKDHHLAFPHTEHVHFYGFYIGNFPDLRDDEIDAICRIVNAV comes from the coding sequence ATGGCAGCCAAGTACCCCCTGATGCGCAACAACATCGCGCGCGAGGACCTCGACGCGGTGATCGCCCACCTGCAGCAGGACGACCCCATCCTGACCAACGGCCCGCAGTGCGTGGCCTTCGAGCAGGAATGGTCGAAGTGGCTGGGCGTGAAGTACAGCGTGTTCGTGAACTCCGGCGCCTCGGCCAATCTGCTGTCGATGGCGCTGCTGAAGATCCGCCACCCCGAGGGCGGCGAGGTGATCGTGCCGCCGCTGACCTGGATCTCCGACGTGGCCACGGTGCTGCAGAACGGCTTCACGCCGGTGTTCGCCGACATCGACCCGCGCACGCTGGCGATGGCGCCGGATCAGATCCTCGCGAAGATCACCGACAAGACGCGCGCCGTGTTCCTCACCCACGTGCAAGGCTTCGACGGCCTGACCGACGGCCTGATCGCCGAGCTCGACCGCCGAGGCATCCCGCTGATCGAGGACGTGTGCGAATCGCATGGCGCCACGCACAACGGGCGGCGCCTGGGCAGCATCGGCTGGATGTCGAACTTCAGCTTCTACTACGCGCACCACATGAGCACCATCGAGGGTGGCATGGTGTGCACCGACGATGCCGAGGTCTACCAGCAGATCCGCATGCTGCGTTCGCACGGGATGGTGCGCGAGAGCAACGATGCGGACTACCGGACGGCGTGGCGCGAGGCGAACCCGGAGCTGAACCCGGACTTCATCTTCGCCTACCCCGCCTACAACGTGCGCAACACCGAGATCGGCGCCATCATGGGCCGCAGCCAGCTCAAGCGGCTGGACGCCAACGTGCTGCGCCGCACGCAGAACCTGCAGCGCTTCCTCGAGCGCATCGACGACAAGCGCTACCAGACCGACTTCAAGCTCGAAGGCAGCAGCAACTACGCCTTCAACCTGATCATGAAGGCGGCCGACCCGGAGTACGTGCAGCGCCTGATGGCGACGATGCGCGAGACCGGCATCGAGTTCCGCCGCGGCAGCGCCGGCGGCGGCAACCAGCTGCGCCAGCCCTACCTGCGCGGCATCGTGCCGAAGGACCATCACCTGGCCTTCCCGCACACCGAGCACGTGCACTTCTACGGCTTCTACATCGGCAACTTTCCGGACCTGCGCGACGACGAGATCGATGCGATCTGCCGCATCGTCAACGCGGTCTAG
- a CDS encoding thiamine pyrophosphate-dependent enzyme: protein MMTAQDLIAFEDEVAARFNAGKIRAPVHLYSGNEAQMIEVFKGIGKNDWVFCSWRSHYQCLLKGVPPAAVMDEIMAGRSISLCFPEQRIYSSAIVGGVLPIAVGTALAIARSGEDARVHCFMGEMTAETGIAHESIKYSRNHRLPIRFVVEDNEKSVCTDTRAAWNQSKLSFENQRDEYIHYYRYQTRYPHAGAGQRVQF from the coding sequence ATGATGACCGCACAAGACCTGATCGCCTTCGAGGACGAGGTGGCCGCGCGCTTCAACGCCGGCAAGATCCGCGCCCCGGTGCACCTGTACTCGGGCAACGAGGCCCAGATGATCGAGGTGTTCAAGGGCATCGGCAAGAACGACTGGGTGTTCTGCTCCTGGCGCTCGCACTACCAGTGCCTGCTCAAGGGCGTGCCTCCCGCGGCGGTGATGGACGAGATCATGGCCGGGCGCTCGATCTCGCTGTGTTTTCCCGAACAGCGCATCTACTCCTCGGCCATCGTCGGCGGCGTGCTGCCGATCGCCGTGGGCACGGCGCTGGCGATCGCACGCAGCGGCGAGGATGCCCGCGTGCACTGCTTCATGGGCGAGATGACGGCCGAGACCGGCATCGCGCACGAGAGCATCAAGTACAGCCGCAATCACCGCCTGCCGATCCGCTTCGTCGTCGAGGACAACGAGAAATCGGTCTGCACCGACACCCGCGCCGCCTGGAACCAGAGCAAGCTCAGCTTCGAGAACCAGCGCGACGAGTACATCCACTACTACCGCTACCAGACCCGCTACCCGCACGCGGGCGCCGGCCAGCGCGTGCAGTTCTGA
- a CDS encoding kinase: MIITRTPFRISFFGGGTDYPAWFQKHGGEVLSTSIDKYCYITCRHLPPFFDYKHRIVYSAIENVRHWDEIKHPAVRGVLSWANCNKGLEIHHDGDLPARSGLGSSSSFTVGLVHALAALKGNMVSKEQLARDAIHIEQNVIGESVGSQDQVAAAFGGFNRIEFLRSGAFQVSPVIVKKKRLNELQKHLMLCFTGFSRIAAEVAQSKIANLKQRETELMRMREMVEEAVQILHSCNRPIEEFGDLLHEAWQTKKQLSDKVSTGEIDQIYQTARDAGAIGGKILGAGGGGFLLLFVKPENQPKVREALKHLIHVPFNFDESGSRVVLYQPNGLC; this comes from the coding sequence ATGATCATCACGCGTACGCCGTTCCGCATCTCCTTCTTCGGCGGCGGCACCGACTACCCGGCCTGGTTCCAGAAGCATGGCGGCGAGGTGCTCTCCACCTCGATCGACAAGTACTGCTACATCACCTGCCGGCACCTGCCGCCCTTCTTCGACTACAAGCACCGTATCGTCTACTCGGCGATCGAGAACGTGCGCCACTGGGACGAGATCAAGCACCCCGCGGTGCGCGGCGTGCTGAGCTGGGCCAACTGCAACAAGGGCCTGGAGATCCACCACGACGGCGACCTGCCGGCGCGTTCGGGCCTGGGCTCGAGCTCGTCCTTCACCGTCGGCCTGGTGCACGCGCTGGCCGCGCTGAAGGGCAACATGGTCAGCAAGGAGCAGCTGGCACGCGACGCCATCCACATCGAGCAGAACGTGATCGGCGAGAGCGTGGGCAGCCAGGACCAGGTGGCCGCGGCCTTTGGCGGCTTCAACCGCATCGAGTTCCTGCGCAGCGGCGCCTTCCAGGTCTCGCCGGTGATCGTCAAGAAGAAGCGCCTGAACGAGCTGCAGAAGCACCTGATGCTGTGCTTCACCGGCTTCTCGCGCATCGCCGCCGAGGTGGCGCAGTCGAAGATCGCCAACCTCAAGCAGCGCGAGACCGAGCTGATGCGCATGCGCGAGATGGTCGAGGAAGCGGTGCAGATCCTGCACAGCTGCAACCGCCCGATCGAGGAGTTCGGCGACCTGCTGCACGAGGCCTGGCAGACCAAGAAGCAGCTGTCCGACAAGGTCTCGACCGGCGAGATCGACCAGATCTACCAGACCGCGCGCGACGCTGGCGCGATCGGCGGAAAGATCCTCGGTGCCGGCGGCGGCGGCTTCCTGCTGCTGTTCGTCAAGCCCGAGAACCAGCCCAAGGTGCGCGAGGCGCTCAAGCACCTGATCCACGTGCCCTTCAACTTCGACGAGTCCGGCAGCCGGGTGGTGCTCTACCAGCCCAACGGCCTGTGCTGA
- a CDS encoding UDP-N-acetylglucosamine-peptide N-acetylglucosaminyltransferase translates to MAIVASRPASALDSRALTARGLELQGRQLHADAIQCFLQSLALKVDDAFTHYRLGVSFRDCGMKLEAAECIRTALLLGFDEALFARGLLVYMEREGCRWAAADAEWAALEAAIRALPEGAPLQVNPFVHAVLSDDPLAIRRVAEHYARFFGTFVKPLPPRRAQRHGGRLRIAYLSGDFYQHATAQLMVQMLESHDRERFEVTLVSAGPDDGSPMRRRLRAACHRFEDVRGRSHDAMARRIRELNIDILVDVKGATDGTLLPVLAARPAPLQLNWLAFPGTSGAGYIDYIVGDPIVTPLAHAAHFTERIAQLPGCYQPNDARRARPVSADRAAFGLPLDKTLLCGFHQSYKISAAVFDRWCELLQRLPDAVLWLLQWNANVRDSLLAAAAARGIGPERLLFAPLLPLDEHLARLACADVFLDTWPCNAHTTAGEALWVGVPVVTVIGQTFAQRVAASLLHQVGLDELVCGDEAGYVATVAALAQDEARRAAIRDRLRTACNTGSLFDGQRFARDIEALYQRLWDRACDGLPPEHLPA, encoded by the coding sequence ATGGCGATCGTCGCCTCGCGCCCCGCCTCAGCGCTCGACTCGCGTGCGCTCACCGCGCGCGGCCTCGAGCTGCAGGGCCGGCAGCTGCACGCCGATGCGATCCAGTGCTTCCTGCAGTCGCTGGCGCTGAAGGTGGACGACGCCTTCACGCACTACCGCCTGGGCGTCTCGTTCCGCGACTGCGGCATGAAGCTGGAGGCTGCCGAGTGCATCCGCACCGCGCTGCTGCTCGGCTTCGACGAGGCCCTGTTCGCACGCGGCCTGCTCGTCTACATGGAGCGTGAAGGCTGCCGCTGGGCAGCGGCCGACGCCGAGTGGGCGGCGCTCGAAGCGGCGATCCGCGCGTTGCCCGAAGGCGCGCCGCTGCAGGTCAACCCCTTCGTGCACGCGGTGCTGAGCGACGATCCGCTCGCGATCCGCCGCGTCGCCGAGCATTACGCGCGCTTCTTCGGCACCTTCGTCAAGCCATTGCCGCCGCGCCGCGCACAGCGCCATGGCGGGCGGCTGCGCATCGCCTACCTGTCGGGCGACTTCTACCAGCACGCCACCGCGCAGCTGATGGTGCAGATGCTGGAGAGCCACGACCGCGAGCGTTTCGAGGTCACGCTGGTCTCGGCCGGCCCCGACGACGGCAGCCCGATGCGCCGGCGCCTGCGCGCCGCCTGCCATCGTTTCGAGGACGTTCGCGGCCGCAGCCACGACGCGATGGCGCGGCGCATCCGCGAGCTGAACATCGACATCCTCGTCGACGTGAAGGGCGCGACCGACGGCACGCTGCTGCCGGTGCTGGCCGCGCGGCCGGCGCCGCTGCAGCTGAACTGGCTGGCCTTTCCCGGCACCAGCGGCGCCGGCTACATCGACTACATCGTCGGCGACCCGATCGTCACGCCGCTGGCCCATGCCGCGCACTTCACCGAGAGGATCGCGCAACTGCCCGGCTGCTACCAGCCGAACGATGCGCGTCGCGCGCGCCCAGTGAGCGCCGACCGCGCCGCCTTCGGCCTGCCACTGGACAAGACGCTGCTGTGCGGCTTCCACCAGTCCTACAAGATCTCGGCCGCGGTGTTCGACCGCTGGTGCGAGTTGCTGCAGCGCCTGCCCGACGCCGTACTGTGGCTGCTCCAATGGAATGCCAACGTGCGCGACTCGCTGCTCGCCGCCGCCGCCGCGCGAGGCATCGGCCCCGAACGGCTGCTGTTCGCACCGCTGCTGCCGCTGGACGAGCACCTGGCGCGCCTGGCCTGCGCCGACGTCTTCCTCGACACCTGGCCGTGCAACGCCCACACCACCGCTGGCGAGGCGCTGTGGGTCGGCGTGCCGGTGGTCACCGTGATCGGCCAGACCTTCGCCCAGCGCGTGGCCGCCAGCCTGCTGCACCAGGTCGGCCTGGACGAACTGGTCTGCGGCGACGAAGCCGGCTACGTCGCGACCGTGGCCGCACTGGCCCAAGACGAGGCCAGGCGCGCAGCCATCCGTGACCGATTGCGCACGGCGTGCAACACGGGATCGCTGTTCGACGGCCAGCGTTTCGCCCGCGACATCGAGGCGCTCTATCAGCGCCTGTGGGACCGTGCCTGCGACGGGCTGCCGCCCGAGCACCTGCCGGCCTGA